The following nucleotide sequence is from Komagataeibacter medellinensis NBRC 3288.
CGGTGTTCATGTTGAAATTGGTACCGTTGGCGCCATCATAGGTCTGGCTGGTGGGGTCGGAATTGTAACCGCTGAGTGACCCGGTGGCCTGCTGGATGGGGGTGGAATTGTAACGGTTGCCCGGCGGGTTGTCGTCCGCTGCCGCAAACATGAAGGTGAACTTCTCGCTGGGCCGGTAGCGGATACGGATGGCGGGGGATGACAGCGGCCAGGACGGGCCGCCGCCATACAGGTTGACCGATGGCGCCATGGGCCAGCCGAAATTGGCGTTGAGGTAAAGCGAGGCGTAATCGCTGATCAGGAATTCGGTATCGAGATCCTGCTGCCCCACCTTTACATCCAGCTTGCCGCCAAGGAAGGACTGCTGGTACCACAGTTCGAACAGGCGGGTGGAGTGGTCGGCCTCGAACCCACTTATGGGGTTGAAGTTGGCCAGGTGGTCCTGCGAGATCGAGCGCCCGTGTATCTGCAGGGCGCTGACATTGAACAGGCCACCCTTCAGCCCGAACAGCTTTTCGGTATCGACGGTAAGTGTTGGCATGGTCACGCCATCATAGGACGGGCCGGTACCCGAGCCTGCCGCGCCATCATTACCCGAAGCCGAACCGCCAGTGCCGTTGCCCCACAGTTCATCGACTTCCTGGATGTCAAAACTGATGCCATGCCTGTACAGCCATGGCCGCGCGCCCCACATGTTGCCCAGCAGGTTGCCGCTGGTGTCCAGCCTGTCGCCATCATCGGCGGCGGCTTCGTGTGCTTTCTGCGCATCAGCCTGCGCGCGTTCGGAATCCCGCACGGTGGCGGGGTCGATCTGCTGGATCAGCGGTGTGGAATTGCCAAGGCGGGCGCGGTCTTCCTCGATCTGGGTCTGAGGGGCCTGAGCATAAGCGGCTGAATATGTGAAGAGGCTTCCTACCAGAGTGGAGTTGATAAAAAGCACACGAGCCGTGCGTCGCGTAACGCACGGAGAGTCAAGAAATGTCATGAAAAGAGCCTGTCGGAGAGCGTCGGTAAAAGAGCAACAATTCCGAATGCTGTCATTTCCCGAGCGGGAAACGAACACGCATGCCATCGCGACAGAGCGTCAAAGAAAAAAATGCATCACGCCTTGATCCGCCTCCGGCTCCACCCGCCCGGCGACATATCTGGACTCGACG
It contains:
- a CDS encoding carbohydrate porin, with protein sequence MTFLDSPCVTRRTARVLFINSTLVGSLFTYSAAYAQAPQTQIEEDRARLGNSTPLIQQIDPATVRDSERAQADAQKAHEAAADDGDRLDTSGNLLGNMWGARPWLYRHGISFDIQEVDELWGNGTGGSASGNDGAAGSGTGPSYDGVTMPTLTVDTEKLFGLKGGLFNVSALQIHGRSISQDHLANFNPISGFEADHSTRLFELWYQQSFLGGKLDVKVGQQDLDTEFLISDYASLYLNANFGWPMAPSVNLYGGGPSWPLSSPAIRIRYRPSEKFTFMFAAADDNPPGNRYNSTPIQQATGSLSGYNSDPTSQTYDGANGTNFNMNTGALLMTELQYALNPQPADMSNVTKNPGLPGVYKLGGFYDTAKFADYRYNRNGGSLGAASVNPASTESDLTPRWDRGNWMVYGIIDQMIWRPSLTSARSVGVFVRATGNGGDRNQISFAIDAGLNLKAPFRGRNNDTIGLGWGIGRASSGLRQFDRDRQTLVQGNENHLELTYQAQVTPWMVMQPDFQYVWHPSGGTPDWTGLRRVGDEAIFGLHSSITF